Sequence from the candidate division KSB1 bacterium genome:
CGTTTTCATCGTTCTGCAGAATCTCATTTCGCTTTTCTTTGGAGATGACACCAAAACCATTCGCACGGGCGAGGTGCGCGAAGGGCTGAATGTTTTGGGCAGCCGCATTACGCCGGTGCAAATCGCCATCATTCTCACCAGTCTCGTGTTGTTCGCTCTCACCGCCCTCATTCTCAAGCGCAGCAAAATCGGCAAAGCCCTGCGCGCGGTGGCCAACGATCCGGAGCTGGCGGTCGTTGCCGGTTTGGATAAGGACAAAATCATCTACTTCACCTATTTTGTCGGTTCGGCGTTGGCTTCCATCGCTGCCATTCTTATCTCGCTTGATATCGATATGACCCCGCTCATGGGTTTTCAGGCCATGCTATACGGCGTCGTGGCGGTGGTCATCGGCGGCTTGGGCAACATTCTCGGAGCGTACTTCGGCGGACTGCTGCTCGGCCTGGCGCAACATC
This genomic interval carries:
- a CDS encoding branched-chain amino acid ABC transporter permease, coding for MIEQLLANGLIAGSVYALVALGFSIIYSTVRFFHFAHGAVYTAGAYFTYLFFIIYKLPFAVAVTLAIISAALLGVAIEFFIYKHIKRQRASGTILLIASLGVFIVLQNLISLFFGDDTKTIRTGEVREGLNVLGSRITPVQIAIILTSLVLFALTALILKRSKIGKALRAVANDPELAVVAGLDKDKIIYFTYFVGSALASIAAILISLDIDMTPLMGFQAMLYGVVAVVIGGLGNILGAYFGGLLLGLAQHLGVWYISSKWQDAIAFVILILFLLFRPQGFFGRSKGQVASGK